One genomic region from Amycolatopsis sp. FBCC-B4732 encodes:
- a CDS encoding ABC transporter ATP-binding protein produces MTLLRISELAVSYRAVPAVHDVGLHVDAGEVVAVVGESGSGKSTTAHAAIGLLPRGGRVTGGSITFDGRDLLALPEKRWRGVRGREIALVPQDPAVSLNPVHRVGDQVAEVLKIHGLADRRSASLQAIELLERAGVPSPELRARQYPHQLSGGLRQRVLIASALAGRPKLIIADEPTSALDVTVQRRILDHLTSLAAESGTAILLITHDLGVAADRASRIVVLSQGTVVEEGSTVVSAPTHPYTQQLIAAAPSLSSPSRPPAPAAEPLVSVRDLAKTFDGGIRAVDGVSFDIPRGQTLALVGESGSGKSTTARLLLRLETPSAGSISFDGQDITASSGPELRRLRRRMQIVYQNPYASLNPKFSIEDVVAEPLRAFGLPRTSVPSLLDQVALPASVARRKPSELSGGQRQRVAIARALALRPDLVVCDEPVSALDVSVQAQILALLAELQSSLGLSYLFISHDLAVVRQLADQVGVLRDGVLVELGPASRVLAEPEAEYTKELLAAIPGRSVQGVG; encoded by the coding sequence ATGACCCTGCTGCGGATCTCGGAACTGGCGGTGTCGTACCGGGCGGTCCCGGCCGTCCACGACGTCGGCCTGCACGTCGACGCGGGCGAAGTGGTCGCCGTCGTCGGCGAATCCGGCTCGGGCAAGTCGACGACGGCGCACGCGGCGATCGGCCTGCTGCCCCGCGGCGGCCGCGTCACCGGCGGCTCGATCACCTTCGACGGCCGGGACCTGCTGGCGTTGCCGGAGAAGCGGTGGCGCGGGGTGCGCGGCCGCGAGATCGCGCTGGTCCCGCAGGACCCGGCGGTGTCGCTGAACCCGGTGCACCGGGTCGGTGACCAGGTCGCGGAGGTGCTGAAGATCCACGGCCTCGCGGACCGCCGATCGGCTTCGCTGCAGGCGATCGAGCTGCTGGAACGCGCCGGCGTCCCTTCGCCGGAGTTGCGGGCTCGGCAGTACCCGCACCAGCTGTCGGGTGGCCTGCGCCAGCGCGTCCTGATCGCGTCGGCGCTGGCCGGGCGGCCGAAGCTGATCATCGCGGACGAGCCGACGTCGGCGCTGGACGTGACGGTCCAGCGCCGGATCCTCGACCACCTGACGTCGCTGGCCGCGGAGTCCGGGACGGCGATCCTGCTGATCACGCACGACCTGGGCGTCGCGGCCGATCGCGCGTCGCGGATCGTGGTGCTTTCGCAGGGGACGGTCGTCGAGGAGGGCTCGACGGTCGTCAGCGCGCCGACGCACCCGTATACGCAGCAGCTGATCGCGGCCGCGCCGAGCTTGTCGAGCCCTTCACGCCCACCCGCGCCCGCCGCCGAGCCCCTGGTGTCGGTGCGCGACCTGGCGAAGACGTTCGACGGCGGCATCCGCGCGGTCGACGGCGTTTCGTTCGACATCCCCCGCGGCCAGACCCTGGCGTTGGTGGGCGAGTCGGGCTCGGGCAAGTCGACGACGGCCCGGCTGCTACTGCGGCTGGAGACCCCCTCGGCGGGCTCGATTTCCTTCGACGGCCAGGACATCACCGCGTCGAGCGGACCCGAGCTGCGCCGGCTGCGGCGGCGGATGCAGATCGTGTACCAGAACCCGTACGCTTCGCTGAACCCGAAGTTCTCGATCGAGGACGTCGTCGCGGAGCCACTGCGGGCGTTCGGCCTGCCCCGCACTTCGGTGCCGTCGCTGCTGGACCAGGTGGCGTTGCCGGCGTCGGTGGCCCGCCGCAAGCCGTCGGAACTGTCGGGAGGGCAGCGCCAGCGGGTGGCGATCGCGCGGGCGCTGGCGCTGCGCCCGGACCTGGTGGTGTGCGACGAACCGGTGTCGGCGCTGGACGTGTCGGTGCAGGCCCAGATCCTGGCGTTGCTGGCGGAGCTGCAGTCTTCGCTGGGGTTGTCGTACTTGTTCATCTCGCACGACCTGGCGGTGGTGCGGCAGCTGGCGGACCAGGTGGGCGTCCTGCGCGACGGTGTTCTGGTGGAGCTGGGGCCGGCTTCCCGGGTGCTGGCGGAGCCGGAGGCGGAGTACACGAAGGAACTGCTGGCGGCGATCCCGGGCCGTTCGGTGCAGGGGGTGGGCTGA
- a CDS encoding ABC transporter permease, protein MPPGLVLAVAVLAFVLLAAFVPGLLTGYDPITGVPAERLQGPSPHHLFGTDETGRDVYARVVHGASLSLRATAIAVLVALVAGSALGLLAGFRGGWADTVIMRVVDVFLAIPPILLSLALVTALGFGTTNVAIAVGIANLASFARVMRAEVLRVRNGVFVEAARASGVRWTGVLLRHVLPNAAGPVLALATLTLGTAVLEVSALSFLGFGATPPTPEWGALVAGGRSFLATAWWMTTFPGLTVAAVVLAANRLSRALDGGDR, encoded by the coding sequence ATCCCGCCCGGGCTCGTGCTCGCGGTGGCGGTGCTGGCGTTCGTGCTGCTCGCGGCCTTCGTGCCGGGGCTGCTGACCGGCTACGACCCGATCACCGGCGTCCCGGCCGAGCGCTTGCAAGGCCCTTCGCCGCACCACCTGTTCGGCACCGACGAGACCGGCCGCGACGTCTACGCGCGGGTGGTCCACGGCGCGTCGCTCTCGTTACGGGCCACCGCGATCGCCGTGCTCGTGGCGCTGGTCGCGGGCTCGGCGCTCGGCCTGCTGGCCGGGTTCCGCGGCGGCTGGGCGGACACGGTGATCATGCGGGTCGTCGACGTCTTCCTGGCCATCCCGCCGATCCTGCTGTCGCTGGCCCTGGTCACGGCGCTGGGCTTCGGCACGACGAACGTCGCGATCGCCGTCGGCATCGCGAACCTGGCGTCGTTCGCGCGGGTCATGCGCGCGGAGGTGCTGCGCGTGCGCAACGGCGTGTTCGTCGAGGCCGCACGGGCTTCCGGGGTGCGCTGGACGGGCGTGCTGCTGCGGCACGTCCTGCCGAACGCGGCGGGCCCGGTGCTCGCGCTGGCGACGTTGACACTCGGCACGGCGGTGCTCGAGGTGTCGGCGCTGAGCTTCCTGGGCTTCGGCGCGACCCCGCCGACGCCGGAGTGGGGCGCGCTGGTCGCGGGCGGCCGCAGCTTCCTGGCCACCGCCTGGTGGATGACGACGTTCCCGGGACTGACGGTGGCGGCGGTGGTCCTCGCCGCGAACCGGCTGTCCCGCGCGCTGGACGGAGGAGACCGATGA
- a CDS encoding ABC transporter permease: MRRYLLRRVGQAVFVLWAAFTLSFLILYLLPGDAVSAKLAGGEAGASMTAEQVAAARAEYGLDSPLPVQYLNRLVSALHGDFGRSVATGDDATHMVVTALPPTLAVTGLALVFAVLFGGGAALLGTFTRFRWLRQALLSLPSLAISLPPFWVGLLLIQFFSFRLRLLPALGTQGFAALILPALTLALPTGAIIGQVLAKSLATQQEEPYAEIAAAKGASRWRVHFGHLLRNAAVPTLTVAGVVAGNLVAGSVITETVFSRDGVGRVTASAVTAQDVPVVQAVIVLAALVFVVLNLIVDLLYPLLDPRIARTPEVARG, translated from the coding sequence GTGAGGCGCTACCTGCTCCGCCGCGTCGGGCAGGCGGTGTTCGTGCTGTGGGCGGCGTTCACGCTGTCGTTCCTGATCCTCTACCTGCTGCCGGGCGACGCCGTTTCGGCGAAGCTCGCCGGTGGGGAGGCCGGGGCGTCGATGACGGCGGAGCAGGTCGCCGCGGCCCGCGCGGAGTACGGCCTCGACTCGCCGTTGCCGGTCCAGTACCTGAACCGGCTGGTCTCGGCGCTGCACGGCGACTTCGGGCGCAGCGTCGCGACCGGCGACGACGCGACGCACATGGTCGTCACGGCGTTGCCGCCGACGCTCGCGGTGACCGGGCTGGCGCTCGTGTTCGCGGTGCTGTTCGGCGGGGGCGCGGCGCTCCTCGGCACGTTCACGCGGTTCCGCTGGCTGCGGCAGGCGCTGCTGTCCCTGCCGTCGCTGGCGATCTCGCTGCCGCCGTTCTGGGTCGGGTTGCTGCTGATCCAGTTCTTCTCGTTCCGCCTGCGGCTGCTGCCCGCGCTCGGCACGCAGGGCTTCGCGGCGCTGATCCTGCCGGCGCTCACGCTGGCCCTGCCGACCGGCGCGATCATCGGGCAGGTGCTGGCCAAGAGCCTGGCGACGCAACAGGAAGAGCCGTACGCCGAGATCGCGGCGGCCAAGGGCGCGAGCCGCTGGCGCGTCCACTTCGGACACCTGCTGCGCAACGCGGCCGTGCCGACGCTCACCGTCGCCGGGGTCGTCGCGGGCAACCTGGTCGCGGGTTCGGTGATCACCGAGACGGTGTTCTCGCGCGACGGCGTCGGCCGGGTCACCGCGTCCGCCGTCACCGCGCAGGACGTCCCGGTGGTGCAGGCGGTGATCGTGCTGGCCGCGCTGGTGTTCGTGGTGCTCAACCTGATCGTCGACCTGCTCTACCCGCTGCTCGACCCGCGCATCGCCCGGACGCCGGAGGTGGCCCGTGGTTGA
- a CDS encoding ABC transporter substrate-binding protein produces MSPSPRARTTAALLALPLLLTACSAAGTEQAASGPPKPGGTLRLGISSAPDCIDPQQTSTNASINVSRQLADSLTDQDPKSGEIKPWLAEKWESTADSTAFTFHLRAGATFSDGTPVDAAAVKTSFDGLKALGTKAPLGYGYLAGYKGTTVVDPRTARIEFSAPSAQFLQASSTVSLAVLAPAAFKKTAEQRCQGDGLIASGPFVFKSFKQNQEIVLAKRTGYAWGSSLFKHRGEAYLDEIDYKIVPEPGVRTGSLASGQLDASTDVQPVDEPQFTGNGFSENVRPNPGVVFNLHANTTRGVLTDEKVRQAVLKGVDRAEVVNTVLTPNYKAATSILGSATPLVSDLSAQLAYDAKGATALLDGDGWVPGADGIRTKNGQRLSAAVVFSPVFNQNRSVLELIQQQLRKIGFDLKIEQHTNAETTQLQLAGNYDFLWYNVTRADPDILRGQFSTKAGNRSKLTPGNPLDVALDAQSSTVDNTKRKPAAEEAQKLIIEHAYAVPVFELTQVVALSSKAHGVDFEASSRLQLFDAWLS; encoded by the coding sequence GTGTCCCCATCCCCCCGCGCCCGCACTACCGCGGCCTTGCTCGCCCTGCCCCTGCTGCTGACCGCGTGCTCCGCGGCGGGCACCGAACAAGCCGCGTCCGGCCCGCCGAAACCCGGCGGTACGCTCCGGCTCGGCATCTCGTCCGCGCCCGACTGCATCGACCCGCAGCAGACGTCCACCAACGCCTCGATCAACGTGTCCCGGCAGCTGGCGGACTCGCTCACCGACCAGGACCCGAAGTCCGGCGAGATCAAGCCGTGGCTGGCCGAAAAGTGGGAGAGCACCGCCGATTCGACGGCGTTCACCTTCCACCTGCGCGCCGGCGCCACCTTCTCCGACGGCACCCCGGTCGACGCCGCCGCGGTCAAGACCAGCTTCGACGGCCTCAAGGCGCTGGGCACGAAAGCGCCCCTCGGCTACGGCTACCTCGCCGGGTACAAGGGCACCACCGTCGTCGACCCGCGGACCGCGCGGATCGAGTTTTCCGCGCCCAGCGCCCAGTTCCTGCAGGCCAGTTCGACGGTTTCGCTCGCCGTCCTGGCGCCGGCGGCGTTCAAGAAGACGGCGGAACAGCGCTGCCAGGGCGACGGCCTGATCGCGTCCGGCCCCTTCGTCTTCAAGAGCTTCAAGCAGAACCAGGAGATCGTCCTGGCCAAGCGCACGGGCTACGCCTGGGGCTCGTCGCTGTTCAAGCACCGGGGCGAGGCCTACCTCGACGAGATCGACTACAAGATCGTGCCGGAACCCGGCGTCCGCACCGGCAGCCTGGCGTCGGGCCAGCTCGACGCTAGCACCGACGTGCAGCCGGTCGACGAGCCGCAGTTCACCGGGAACGGCTTCAGCGAGAACGTCCGGCCGAACCCGGGTGTCGTGTTCAACCTGCACGCCAACACGACCCGCGGGGTGCTCACCGACGAGAAGGTGCGCCAAGCCGTACTCAAGGGCGTCGACCGCGCCGAGGTCGTGAACACCGTGCTGACGCCGAACTACAAGGCCGCCACGAGCATCCTGGGCTCGGCGACGCCGCTGGTCAGCGACCTGTCCGCGCAGCTCGCGTACGACGCGAAGGGCGCGACGGCGCTCCTCGACGGCGACGGCTGGGTGCCCGGCGCCGACGGGATCCGCACCAAGAACGGGCAGCGGCTGAGCGCGGCCGTGGTGTTCTCGCCGGTGTTCAACCAGAACCGCAGCGTGCTGGAGCTGATCCAGCAGCAGCTGCGCAAGATCGGCTTCGACCTGAAGATCGAGCAGCACACCAACGCCGAGACCACCCAGCTCCAGCTGGCCGGGAACTACGACTTCCTCTGGTACAACGTCACCCGCGCCGACCCGGACATCCTGCGCGGCCAGTTCTCGACGAAGGCGGGCAACCGCAGCAAGCTCACGCCGGGCAACCCGCTCGACGTCGCGCTCGACGCGCAGTCGTCCACTGTGGACAATACCAAGCGCAAGCCGGCGGCCGAGGAAGCCCAGAAGCTGATCATCGAGCACGCCTACGCCGTCCCGGTGTTCGAGCTGACCCAGGTGGTCGCGCTGAGCTCGAAGGCGCACGGCGTCGACTTCGAAGCGTCGTCACGGCTGCAGCTGTTCGACGCGTGGCTCTCGTGA
- a CDS encoding HNH endonuclease family protein, whose amino-acid sequence MPTRRAVRHSFTILAATAVLSGTLVSVAEATPPGIPSATTAKSELASLTVKADGSQTGYSRDKFPHWIDQGNSCNTREVVLKRDGTNVVTGSDCAATSGSWFSPYDGETWTAASDVDIDHVVPLADAWRTGASSWTTAQRQAYANDLTDPQLIAVTDNVNQEKGDKSPDQWKPPLTSYWCTYAKMWVAVKYKFKLTINTAEKSALTDMLGRC is encoded by the coding sequence ATGCCAACCAGGCGTGCTGTTCGTCATTCGTTCACCATCCTCGCGGCCACCGCCGTGCTCTCCGGGACGCTGGTCAGCGTCGCGGAAGCCACCCCGCCGGGCATCCCCTCGGCGACCACGGCGAAGTCCGAGCTCGCGTCCCTCACGGTCAAGGCCGACGGTTCGCAGACCGGCTACAGCCGGGACAAGTTCCCGCATTGGATCGACCAGGGCAACAGCTGCAACACCCGCGAAGTGGTGCTGAAGCGCGACGGCACGAACGTGGTCACCGGCTCCGACTGCGCGGCGACGTCCGGCAGCTGGTTCAGCCCGTACGACGGCGAGACCTGGACCGCCGCGTCCGATGTGGACATCGACCACGTCGTGCCGCTGGCCGACGCGTGGCGCACCGGCGCGTCGTCGTGGACCACCGCGCAGCGCCAGGCGTACGCGAACGACCTCACCGACCCGCAGCTGATCGCCGTGACGGACAACGTCAACCAGGAGAAGGGCGACAAGTCGCCCGACCAGTGGAAGCCGCCGCTCACGTCGTACTGGTGCACCTACGCGAAGATGTGGGTCGCGGTGAAGTACAAGTTCAAGCTGACGATCAACACCGCGGAGAAGAGCGCGCTGACGGACATGCTCGGCCGCTGCTGA
- a CDS encoding adenylosuccinate synthase: MPAIVLIGAQWGDEGKGKATDLMGDRVQWVVRYQGGNNAGHTVVLPNGENFALHLIPSGILTPGVTNVIGNGVVVDPGVLLDELSGLEARDVDTSKLLISADAHLIMPYHVAIDKVTERYLGSRKIGTTGRGIGPCYQDKIARVGVRVQDLLDEKIFRQKVEAALEFKNQVLVKVYNRKALDADQVADEVLAAGEKFSHRIADTRLQLNQALERGETVLLEGSQGTLLDVDHGTYPFVTSSNPTSGGASAGSGIGPGRITTVLGILKAYTTRVGSGPFPTELHDESGEYLRKQGGEFGVTTGRSRRTGWFDAVIARYAVRVNGITDYFLTKLDVLSGLEKVPVCVGYEVDGFRTQDMPMTQTDVHHAIPIYEELPGWFEDISACRTFEELPANARAYVERLEELSGARISAIGVGPGREQTIVRHEFV; encoded by the coding sequence ATGCCGGCCATCGTGCTCATCGGTGCCCAATGGGGAGACGAAGGCAAGGGCAAGGCCACCGACCTGATGGGGGACCGCGTCCAGTGGGTCGTCCGGTACCAGGGCGGCAACAACGCCGGTCACACGGTCGTCCTGCCGAACGGTGAGAACTTCGCCCTGCACCTCATCCCGTCCGGCATCCTGACCCCCGGCGTGACCAACGTCATCGGCAACGGCGTAGTGGTCGACCCGGGTGTGCTGCTCGATGAGCTCTCCGGCCTCGAAGCACGGGACGTGGATACGTCCAAGCTGCTGATTTCGGCCGACGCGCACTTGATCATGCCGTACCACGTGGCCATCGACAAGGTCACCGAGCGGTACCTCGGCAGCCGCAAGATCGGCACCACCGGCCGCGGCATCGGCCCGTGCTACCAGGACAAGATCGCCCGCGTCGGCGTCCGCGTGCAGGACCTGCTCGACGAGAAGATCTTCCGCCAGAAGGTCGAAGCGGCGCTGGAGTTCAAGAACCAGGTGCTGGTGAAGGTCTACAACCGCAAGGCCCTCGACGCCGACCAGGTCGCCGACGAGGTGCTCGCGGCGGGCGAGAAGTTCTCGCACCGCATCGCCGACACGCGGCTGCAGCTCAACCAGGCCCTCGAGCGCGGCGAAACCGTGCTGCTGGAGGGTTCGCAGGGCACGCTGCTCGACGTCGACCACGGCACCTACCCGTTCGTGACGTCGTCGAACCCGACGTCCGGCGGCGCGAGCGCGGGTTCGGGCATCGGCCCGGGCCGGATCACCACGGTGCTCGGCATCCTCAAGGCCTACACCACCCGCGTCGGCTCGGGCCCGTTCCCGACCGAGCTGCACGACGAGTCCGGCGAGTACCTCCGCAAGCAGGGCGGCGAGTTCGGCGTCACCACCGGCCGCTCGCGCCGCACCGGCTGGTTCGACGCGGTGATCGCGCGGTACGCGGTCCGCGTCAACGGCATCACCGACTACTTCCTCACCAAGCTGGACGTGTTGTCCGGCCTGGAGAAGGTGCCGGTGTGCGTGGGTTACGAGGTCGACGGCTTCCGCACGCAGGACATGCCGATGACGCAGACCGACGTGCACCACGCGATCCCGATCTACGAAGAGCTCCCGGGCTGGTTCGAGGACATCTCGGCGTGCCGCACGTTCGAGGAGCTGCCGGCGAACGCGCGCGCGTACGTCGAGCGCCTCGAAGAGCTGTCGGGCGCCCGGATCTCGGCGATCGGCGTCGGCCCGGGCCGCGAGCAGACCATCGTCCGGCACGAATTCGTCTAG
- a CDS encoding OsmC family protein has product MSLTEVIEGTRKAVDADPHNAAVSFSVDHTLKPGTRTEVEVKVREHAFTVDEPPALGGTDQAANPVEYALAALGSCQVVTYQFWAAKRGIPIDSIKVTVDGDLDLHGFFGFAFNTRPGFGDVRVSIELEGPASRERYEDLKREVDEHCPVLDLFRNETPVTTKLT; this is encoded by the coding sequence ATGTCGCTGACCGAAGTCATCGAAGGCACCCGCAAGGCCGTCGACGCCGATCCGCACAACGCCGCCGTTTCCTTCAGCGTCGACCACACCCTCAAGCCCGGCACGCGAACCGAGGTCGAGGTCAAGGTGCGGGAGCACGCCTTCACCGTCGACGAGCCGCCCGCGCTCGGCGGGACGGACCAGGCCGCCAACCCCGTCGAGTACGCGCTCGCCGCGCTCGGGTCGTGCCAGGTCGTCACCTACCAGTTCTGGGCGGCGAAGCGCGGGATCCCGATCGACTCGATCAAGGTCACCGTCGACGGCGACCTCGACCTGCACGGCTTCTTCGGGTTCGCCTTCAACACCCGCCCCGGGTTCGGGGACGTCCGGGTGTCGATCGAGCTGGAAGGCCCGGCGAGCCGGGAGCGCTACGAAGACCTCAAGCGCGAGGTCGACGAGCACTGCCCGGTGCTCGACCTGTTCCGCAACGAGACGCCGGTGACGACGAAGCTGACCTAG
- a CDS encoding TIGR03564 family F420-dependent LLM class oxidoreductase, with protein sequence MTIGVTLPAGDTGAAANLVDELLAQTRQAADAGLKSVWFSQLPLSQDAITVAALAGREVPGIEVGTSVVPIYPRHPLLVASAAQTAQAATGGRFTLGIGLGSKGFLGPVYGVEYPPPIRHLREYLTVLRQVFDGQTVDFRGETLEAHPPGPSTVGGDVRIVVAAMGPQALRVTGELADGTLPFLAGPRALSEQIVPHLPAGKRILAAVPAIVTDEPDAVRALAYEQMSFYSQIPSYQRILAAEGVEHAAELAIIGDEKTVLEGLRRYYDAGATDVLVSQTGIRSAEERLRTWEVISSAGS encoded by the coding sequence ATGACCATCGGAGTCACGCTGCCGGCCGGTGACACCGGAGCCGCCGCGAACCTCGTCGACGAGCTCCTCGCCCAGACCCGTCAAGCCGCCGATGCCGGGCTGAAGTCCGTCTGGTTTTCGCAGCTGCCGCTGAGCCAGGACGCCATCACCGTCGCCGCGCTCGCGGGGCGCGAAGTCCCCGGTATCGAGGTCGGGACGTCCGTCGTGCCCATCTACCCGCGGCACCCGCTGCTGGTCGCGAGCGCGGCGCAGACCGCGCAGGCCGCCACCGGGGGCCGGTTCACGCTCGGGATCGGGCTCGGGTCGAAGGGGTTCCTCGGGCCCGTCTACGGCGTCGAGTACCCGCCGCCGATCCGGCACCTGCGCGAATACCTCACCGTGCTGCGGCAGGTCTTCGACGGCCAAACCGTCGACTTCCGCGGCGAGACGCTCGAAGCGCACCCGCCCGGACCGTCCACTGTGGGCGGTGACGTGCGGATCGTCGTCGCCGCGATGGGGCCGCAGGCGCTGCGCGTCACCGGTGAGCTCGCCGACGGGACGCTGCCGTTCCTCGCCGGGCCGAGAGCGCTTTCCGAGCAGATCGTGCCGCACCTGCCCGCGGGCAAGCGGATCCTCGCGGCCGTGCCGGCGATCGTCACCGACGAACCCGACGCCGTGCGGGCGCTGGCCTACGAGCAGATGTCCTTCTACAGCCAGATCCCTTCGTACCAGCGGATCCTGGCCGCGGAAGGCGTCGAGCACGCGGCCGAGCTGGCGATCATCGGGGACGAGAAGACCGTCCTCGAAGGACTCCGGCGCTACTACGACGCCGGCGCGACCGACGTCCTCGTCTCGCAGACCGGCATCCGGTCCGCCGAAGAGCGGCTGCGGACGTGGGAAGTGATCAGCTCAGCCGGTTCGTGA
- a CDS encoding Na+/H+ antiporter, translated as MEILTLMAVLAGSLALTALARRYNLSAPLLVVVVALGIALIPGVPRFELEPELVLTVVLPPLLYSTSLESSLTHFKRALRPIVALGVVLVALTAVVVAVVVHLLLPDVPFASALVLGAVVAPPDAVTAVAIGRKLGLPRRVMTVLTGESLVNDAAALTLYKVALAAVAGTAGSAGHGFAVFGVATVLGIGVGLAIGALVVLIRRQLDDPLMESAFGIIVPFAAYVTAEHLHPFSEDFSGSGVLAVVAAGLLLGHRALYASPATRMQDRSVWASIDVLLEALVFALMGLQLPFVLEGAQHAARDNGTLALVAVIVLGVTMFVRVPAVFVSAYLPQTVRLFGRDRATPSWRTLAVVSWTGMRGVVTLAAAAGVPAATPGREEIQLFAFTVAIGTVLIQGLTLPPLIRLLKVEDPAEASRDEAEELAAREVAKKAAQDRLREISDERLASLDLPQEKVDRLKERLQRLIDTRYRFAKAAITLSGEDRSGSPQAQFAKARRELLITQRKAMIEENRAGRLDDEVLRRVLRELDLEELSVSATLTNRLS; from the coding sequence GTGGAGATCCTGACGCTGATGGCCGTGCTCGCGGGCTCCCTCGCGCTGACCGCCCTCGCCCGGCGCTACAACCTGTCCGCGCCACTGCTGGTGGTCGTCGTCGCGCTCGGGATCGCGCTGATCCCCGGCGTGCCGCGGTTCGAGCTCGAACCGGAACTGGTGCTCACCGTCGTGCTGCCGCCGTTGCTCTACTCGACGTCGCTGGAAAGCTCGCTGACGCACTTCAAGCGGGCGCTGCGGCCGATCGTCGCGCTCGGCGTGGTGCTGGTGGCCCTGACCGCCGTGGTCGTCGCCGTCGTCGTGCACCTGCTGCTGCCGGACGTGCCCTTCGCCTCCGCGCTGGTCCTCGGCGCGGTCGTGGCGCCGCCGGACGCGGTGACCGCGGTCGCGATCGGGCGCAAGCTCGGCCTGCCGCGGCGGGTGATGACCGTGCTGACCGGCGAGAGCCTGGTCAACGACGCCGCCGCGCTGACGCTGTACAAGGTCGCGCTCGCCGCCGTCGCGGGCACCGCGGGCTCGGCCGGGCACGGGTTCGCGGTCTTCGGCGTCGCGACCGTGCTGGGCATCGGGGTCGGCCTGGCGATCGGCGCGCTCGTCGTGCTGATCCGCCGCCAGCTCGACGACCCGCTGATGGAGTCGGCGTTCGGCATCATCGTGCCGTTCGCCGCGTACGTCACCGCGGAGCACCTGCACCCCTTCAGCGAAGACTTCAGCGGCTCCGGCGTGCTCGCCGTCGTCGCGGCGGGCCTGCTCCTGGGGCATCGCGCGCTGTACGCGTCCCCCGCGACACGCATGCAGGACAGATCGGTGTGGGCCTCGATCGACGTCCTGCTGGAAGCGCTGGTGTTCGCGCTGATGGGGCTGCAGCTGCCGTTCGTGCTCGAAGGCGCGCAGCACGCGGCCCGCGACAACGGGACGCTCGCGCTGGTCGCGGTGATCGTGCTCGGCGTGACGATGTTCGTGCGGGTGCCGGCGGTGTTCGTTTCCGCGTACCTGCCGCAGACGGTCCGGCTCTTCGGCCGGGACCGCGCGACGCCGTCGTGGCGGACGCTGGCGGTCGTTTCGTGGACCGGCATGCGCGGCGTGGTCACGCTCGCCGCGGCGGCCGGCGTACCGGCCGCGACCCCGGGCCGCGAGGAGATCCAGCTGTTCGCGTTCACTGTGGCGATCGGGACGGTGCTGATCCAGGGGCTGACGCTGCCGCCGCTGATCCGGCTGCTGAAGGTGGAGGACCCTGCGGAGGCGTCGCGGGACGAGGCCGAAGAACTCGCCGCGCGCGAGGTCGCGAAGAAGGCGGCCCAGGACCGGCTGCGCGAAATCAGCGACGAGCGGCTGGCTTCGCTGGACCTGCCCCAGGAGAAGGTCGACCGGCTGAAGGAGCGGCTCCAGCGGCTGATCGACACGCGCTACCGCTTCGCCAAGGCCGCGATCACGCTGTCCGGCGAAGACCGGTCCGGCAGCCCGCAGGCCCAGTTCGCGAAGGCCCGGCGCGAGCTCCTGATCACCCAGCGCAAGGCGATGATCGAGGAGAACCGCGCCGGGCGGCTCGACGACGAGGTCCTGCGGCGCGTGCTGCGGGAGCTCGACCTGGAGGAGCTTTCGGTGTCGGCGACCCTCACGAACCGGCTGAGCTGA